One window of the Streptomyces sp. ITFR-21 genome contains the following:
- a CDS encoding M14 family zinc carboxypeptidase: protein MTSSDSSGFSRRALLRTTAAAGAGAAATVIHPGTASAAAPANLIDHEQQQPSAAPRSRGHIPTPAEYFGTAIGTDGFLAQWDKMVPYFELIGARSDRVKYEVIGKTTRGYPYVLLTISSPKNLANLDKLVDINTRLSDPRGLSEASAKKLATQGKPFYYVQAGIHSTEVGNSQAAIEWAYRLATEQSDYIEKILDNLVILLQPCQNPDGLVLVNDYFAATAGTSYSRSYPDLYNKYTGHDDNRDWIMLTQIESKYNVSILNRYRPQVFQDSHGASSGSPRLFTPPYLSPYDPNIDTILVQETDTVGLAMQRGLTAAGMKGNGWGSEYDYWSPSRQYCVYHGSARILTEAASASNLAYPQVGSKPLGQQTTDINFIEPYDSKTWTLRNIIDWVSQAFYSGLETVAYDTYNWLFNSYRVGVKAVTRTSPYAYVIPAGQRDPQAVYDALEIFHLGAVEISQAQAAFTADGKQYPAGSYVIYLQQPYGGFAKTLLEVQDYPQLLQYPGGPPQRPYDTTAQTLPMLLGFEADLITTSFSAHTKLLSSVKPPAVVTPSAPPKGGAYAIGPESYGVFRIVAALQKHGIPTFRAAAEFTDSGRTFPAGTFLVPPSTAARQLLQDQSKATGIPVSTLRAVPSVAGDQLKPGTRIGLLKPPDNMPSGWLMWTFEQYGVDYSVVSAADYADLAGKYDAIIVPEGVSRNSIVNGLNAKNYPPDWAWAFGVGTTGWNQLHDFVTGGGTLVTFGSGTATAKSLFSLPIASVLPSGSNSNFYCPGSLLSQEFDTTNPVAWGVPADNPVWFVSDDAYKLTGTSTYPVEVVAKYPDTGDQLQSGWLIGGENLNGAVNGLSWTVGDGYVVTFGNEIGFRTWNRSEQRVLFNAAYHGPSTKLTAAQFQRLGQ from the coding sequence ATGACCAGCAGCGACAGTTCAGGATTTTCCCGTCGAGCGCTTCTTCGGACCACCGCGGCGGCCGGCGCCGGGGCGGCCGCGACCGTGATCCACCCGGGCACCGCCTCGGCGGCGGCGCCCGCGAACCTGATCGACCACGAGCAGCAGCAACCGTCCGCCGCGCCGCGGAGCAGGGGTCACATCCCGACCCCGGCCGAGTACTTCGGGACCGCGATCGGCACCGACGGCTTCCTGGCGCAGTGGGACAAGATGGTCCCGTACTTCGAGCTCATCGGTGCCCGCAGCGACCGGGTGAAGTACGAGGTGATCGGCAAGACCACCCGGGGATATCCGTACGTCCTGCTGACCATCAGCTCGCCGAAGAACCTGGCCAACCTCGACAAGCTGGTCGACATCAACACCCGGCTGTCCGACCCCCGGGGGCTGTCCGAGGCGAGCGCGAAGAAGCTCGCCACCCAGGGCAAGCCGTTCTACTACGTGCAGGCCGGCATTCACTCGACCGAGGTCGGCAACTCGCAGGCGGCCATCGAATGGGCGTACCGGCTGGCCACCGAGCAGTCCGACTACATCGAGAAGATCCTCGACAACCTGGTCATCCTGCTCCAGCCGTGCCAGAACCCGGACGGCCTCGTCCTCGTCAACGACTACTTCGCCGCCACCGCCGGCACCAGCTACTCGCGGTCGTACCCGGACCTGTACAACAAGTACACCGGCCACGACGACAACCGCGACTGGATCATGCTGACCCAGATCGAGAGCAAGTACAACGTCTCGATCCTCAACAGGTACCGTCCCCAGGTCTTCCAGGACTCGCACGGCGCCAGCAGCGGCTCCCCGCGGCTGTTCACCCCGCCGTACCTGTCACCGTACGACCCCAACATCGACACCATCCTGGTCCAGGAGACCGACACGGTGGGCCTGGCGATGCAGCGCGGCCTGACCGCCGCCGGCATGAAGGGCAACGGCTGGGGCTCGGAGTACGACTACTGGTCGCCGTCCCGGCAGTACTGCGTCTACCACGGCTCGGCGCGCATCCTCACCGAGGCGGCGTCCGCCTCCAACCTCGCCTACCCGCAGGTGGGCAGCAAGCCGCTCGGCCAGCAGACCACCGACATCAACTTCATCGAGCCCTACGACTCGAAGACCTGGACGCTGCGCAACATCATCGACTGGGTCTCCCAGGCGTTCTATTCCGGTCTGGAGACGGTCGCCTACGACACCTACAACTGGCTCTTCAACTCCTACCGCGTCGGCGTCAAGGCGGTGACCAGGACCAGCCCGTACGCGTACGTCATCCCCGCCGGGCAGCGCGACCCGCAGGCGGTCTACGACGCGCTGGAGATCTTCCACCTCGGCGCGGTCGAGATCAGCCAGGCGCAGGCCGCGTTCACCGCCGACGGCAAGCAGTACCCCGCCGGGTCGTACGTCATCTACCTGCAGCAGCCCTACGGCGGGTTCGCCAAGACGCTGCTGGAGGTGCAGGACTACCCGCAGCTGCTCCAGTACCCCGGCGGCCCGCCGCAGCGGCCCTACGACACCACCGCGCAGACCCTGCCGATGCTGCTCGGCTTCGAGGCGGACCTCATCACCACGTCCTTCTCGGCCCACACCAAGCTGCTGAGCTCCGTCAAGCCCCCGGCGGTCGTCACGCCGTCCGCGCCGCCGAAGGGCGGGGCGTACGCGATCGGGCCGGAGTCCTACGGGGTGTTCCGGATCGTCGCCGCGCTCCAGAAGCACGGCATCCCCACCTTCCGCGCCGCCGCCGAGTTCACCGACAGCGGCAGGACCTTCCCGGCCGGCACCTTCCTCGTGCCGCCGTCCACCGCGGCCCGCCAGCTCCTCCAGGACCAGTCGAAGGCCACCGGCATACCGGTGTCCACCCTCCGCGCGGTGCCGTCGGTGGCCGGCGACCAGCTCAAGCCGGGCACCAGGATCGGCCTGCTCAAGCCGCCGGACAACATGCCGTCCGGCTGGCTGATGTGGACGTTCGAGCAGTACGGCGTGGACTACTCCGTCGTGTCCGCCGCCGACTACGCCGACCTCGCCGGGAAGTACGACGCCATCATCGTGCCCGAGGGCGTCAGCAGGAACTCCATCGTCAACGGCCTCAACGCCAAGAACTACCCGCCGGACTGGGCCTGGGCGTTCGGTGTCGGCACCACCGGCTGGAACCAGCTGCACGACTTCGTGACCGGCGGCGGGACGCTGGTCACCTTCGGCAGCGGGACCGCGACCGCCAAGTCGCTGTTCAGCCTGCCGATCGCCTCCGTCCTGCCCAGCGGCTCCAACTCGAACTTCTACTGCCCGGGATCGCTGCTGAGCCAGGAGTTCGACACGACCAACCCGGTGGCCTGGGGCGTGCCGGCGGACAACCCGGTGTGGTTCGTGTCGGACGACGCGTACAAGCTCACCGGCACCAGCACCTACCCGGTCGAGGTGGTCGCCAAGTACCCCGACACCGGCGACCAGTTGCAGAGCGGTTGGCTGATCGGCGGCGAGAACCTCAACGGGGCCGTCAACGGGCTGTCCTGGACCGTCGGTGACGGCTACGTCGTCACCTTCGGCAACGAGATCGGGTTCCGCACCTGGAACCGGTCCGAGCAGCGGGTGCTGTTCAACGCCGCCTACCACGGGCCGTCGACGAAGCTCACCGCCGCCCAGTTCCAGCGCCTCGGCCAGTAG
- a CDS encoding VanZ family protein has product MFSGITSGLYGSVGSAVAAALAGAALCWALTARAGGRRWAWAGLGAALGAEVSVTLLTPGGGALTRRCVVDHDLPAPFHTTQGLLNLVLFLPVGLFAALALRALAPVLALVVLLPLATELAQSLVPAVGRLCDSGDVEMNALGGLAGAAAGRLLLRLTGRPLPAAGAGARRTAQVSVAFLAVAGALWAGLITQIPVDATSLQLAGGKERAAAGRAIRDAFGDRYRIANVQVQPGVNGAPTQLFIALDTGFAMLSWPDATQLTASLEQSAAVTGASFPVTGVTAAPRGPQAALPIATRYAREHFPWALHDGAQARTYPVGDHAELGWVVSWRRRNTAGVLMPMRLDVQIDRGGRVSQLLARRVGDPASLPPVKVGSAKAGATALATVGSSLPEGTGARITDTELLAVRRGARWRVQWLFAVQPAASPATSLYVDATTGRPVPTATEQQSVLDPDSLTGPDQATLSDGPPPSRP; this is encoded by the coding sequence ATGTTCTCCGGAATCACCAGCGGGCTGTACGGGTCCGTCGGCAGCGCGGTCGCGGCGGCCCTCGCGGGGGCCGCCCTGTGCTGGGCCCTCACCGCGCGCGCGGGCGGGCGCCGGTGGGCGTGGGCCGGGCTCGGCGCGGCGCTGGGCGCCGAGGTGTCGGTGACCCTGCTGACGCCGGGCGGCGGCGCGCTCACCCGTAGATGCGTCGTCGACCACGACCTGCCGGCGCCCTTCCACACCACGCAGGGCCTGCTGAACCTCGTCCTGTTCCTTCCGGTGGGCCTCTTCGCGGCGCTGGCGCTACGGGCCCTGGCGCCGGTGCTGGCGCTGGTGGTCCTGCTGCCGCTGGCGACCGAGCTGGCGCAGTCCCTGGTTCCGGCCGTGGGGCGGCTGTGCGACAGCGGCGACGTCGAGATGAACGCCCTCGGCGGACTCGCCGGAGCGGCGGCCGGACGGCTGCTGCTCCGGCTGACGGGGCGCCCGCTGCCCGCCGCGGGCGCGGGAGCGCGGCGTACCGCGCAGGTCTCGGTGGCCTTTCTCGCGGTCGCGGGGGCGCTCTGGGCGGGTCTGATCACGCAGATCCCGGTGGACGCCACCAGCCTGCAACTGGCCGGCGGCAAAGAGAGGGCAGCCGCGGGCAGGGCGATCCGGGACGCCTTCGGCGACCGGTACCGGATCGCCAACGTGCAGGTGCAGCCGGGCGTGAACGGCGCCCCCACGCAGCTGTTCATCGCGCTCGACACGGGTTTCGCCATGCTGAGCTGGCCGGACGCCACCCAACTGACCGCCAGCCTGGAACAGTCGGCGGCCGTCACCGGGGCGAGCTTCCCCGTCACCGGCGTCACCGCCGCTCCCCGCGGCCCGCAAGCCGCCCTGCCCATCGCCACCCGGTACGCCCGCGAGCACTTCCCCTGGGCGCTGCACGACGGCGCCCAGGCGCGCACCTATCCGGTCGGCGACCACGCCGAACTCGGCTGGGTGGTCAGCTGGCGGCGCCGCAACACCGCCGGAGTCCTCATGCCCATGCGGCTGGACGTGCAGATCGACCGGGGCGGACGCGTCTCCCAGCTCCTGGCCCGCCGCGTCGGCGACCCCGCGTCGCTGCCGCCGGTCAAGGTCGGCAGCGCGAAAGCCGGCGCCACGGCCCTGGCCACCGTCGGCAGCTCCCTGCCGGAAGGCACCGGGGCCCGCATCACCGACACCGAACTCCTCGCCGTGCGGCGCGGCGCCCGGTGGCGGGTGCAGTGGCTGTTCGCCGTCCAGCCGGCAGCGTCCCCCGCCACGTCCCTCTACGTCGACGCCACGACGGGCCGGCCCGTCCCCACCGCCACGGAACAGCAATCGGTCCTTGACCCCGACTCGCTGACCGGCCCCGACCAGGCAACCCTCTCTGACGGCCCCCCACCGAGCCGCCCCTGA
- a CDS encoding DUF4031 domain-containing protein → MAVYIDPPTWPGHGRNWSHLISDTSYAELHAFAERLGAPSNAFERDHYDIPESRYAEAVRLGAVEVGPRELLRRLTEAGLRRRKHPHPRYRPNVLRLVHDVPLPDFDGDDETP, encoded by the coding sequence ATGGCCGTCTACATCGATCCGCCGACCTGGCCCGGCCACGGCCGCAACTGGTCCCACCTGATCAGCGACACTTCTTATGCCGAACTGCATGCCTTCGCCGAGCGACTCGGCGCCCCCTCCAACGCCTTCGAGCGGGACCACTACGACATCCCCGAGTCCCGCTACGCCGAGGCCGTCCGCCTCGGCGCGGTCGAGGTCGGCCCCAGGGAACTCCTCCGCCGCCTCACCGAAGCGGGCCTGCGCCGCCGCAAGCACCCCCACCCCCGCTACCGCCCCAACGTCCTCCGCCTGGTCCACGACGTCCCCCTCCCCGACTTCGACGGCGACGACGAGACCCCGTAG
- a CDS encoding MurR/RpiR family transcriptional regulator translates to MRDPGVLAAKIRTLGPSMTRSMQRVAEAVAGDPAGCARLTVTALAVRTGTSEATVVRTARLLGYPGYRDLRLALAALAAQQATGAAPAVTADIAVDDPLAEVVTKLAAEEQQTLADTAAQLDMTQLEAAVLALSGARRIDVYGVGASSLVGQDLAQKLLRIGLIAHAHTDPHLAVTNAVQLRSGDVALAITHSGSTHDVVDPLRAAFDGGATTIAITGRPDGTVTQYADVVLTTATSRESELRPAAMSSRTGQLLVVDCLFIGVAQRTYEAAAPALSASYEALAHRHTPRGSRVAP, encoded by the coding sequence TTGCGGGATCCGGGGGTTCTCGCGGCGAAGATCCGGACGCTCGGGCCGTCGATGACCCGGTCGATGCAGCGGGTCGCGGAGGCGGTCGCCGGGGATCCGGCCGGCTGCGCGCGTCTGACGGTGACCGCGCTCGCGGTGCGGACCGGGACGAGCGAGGCGACGGTCGTACGGACCGCGCGGCTGCTCGGCTACCCCGGCTACCGGGACCTGCGGCTCGCGCTGGCCGCCCTCGCCGCGCAGCAGGCCACCGGGGCGGCGCCCGCCGTCACCGCCGACATCGCGGTGGACGACCCGCTGGCCGAGGTCGTCACCAAGCTCGCGGCCGAGGAGCAGCAGACCCTCGCCGACACCGCCGCCCAACTCGACATGACCCAACTCGAAGCCGCCGTCCTGGCGTTGTCGGGAGCCCGGCGGATCGACGTGTACGGGGTCGGCGCCTCCAGCCTCGTCGGCCAGGACCTGGCGCAGAAGCTGCTGCGGATCGGCCTGATCGCGCACGCCCACACCGACCCGCACCTCGCGGTCACCAACGCCGTACAACTGCGGTCCGGCGACGTGGCGTTGGCGATCACCCACTCCGGCAGCACGCACGACGTGGTGGACCCGCTGCGGGCCGCCTTCGACGGCGGCGCCACCACCATCGCCATCACCGGGCGCCCGGACGGCACGGTGACCCAGTACGCCGACGTGGTGCTGACCACCGCCACCTCCCGGGAGAGCGAGCTGCGGCCCGCCGCGATGTCCAGCCGCACCGGCCAACTCCTCGTGGTCGACTGCCTGTTCATAGGAGTCGCGCAGCGTACGTACGAGGCCGCCGCACCGGCGCTGTCCGCGTCCTACGAGGCGCTCGCGCACCGCCACACCCCGCGCGGGTCGCGCGTGGCGCCGTAA
- the murQ gene encoding N-acetylmuramic acid 6-phosphate etherase: MTQYTELRRELDTLTTEAFRPELAEIDRLSTLEIARTMNAEDATVPTAVAAQLPVIAAAIEAIAARMARGGRLVYAGAGTAGRLGVLDASECPPTFNTTPGREVVGLIAGGPEAMVVSVEGAEDSAELAAADLDALRLTAEDSVVGISASGRTPYAVGAVRHARALGALTVGLSCNADSPLAAAAEHGIEVVVGPELVVGSTRLKAGTAQKLVLNMLSTITMIRLGKTYGSLMVDVRASNEKLRARSRRIVALATGAGDAAIEAALTATDGEVKPAILVLLAEVDAATANRLLAASDGHLRQALAATGSV, from the coding sequence ATGACCCAGTACACCGAGCTGCGCCGTGAGTTGGACACGCTGACCACCGAGGCGTTCCGGCCCGAGCTCGCCGAGATCGACCGGCTCTCCACCCTGGAGATCGCCCGGACCATGAACGCCGAGGACGCCACCGTGCCGACCGCGGTAGCGGCCCAACTCCCGGTGATCGCCGCGGCGATCGAGGCCATCGCCGCCCGGATGGCGCGCGGCGGCCGGCTGGTCTACGCGGGCGCCGGGACCGCCGGGCGGCTCGGTGTGCTCGACGCCAGCGAGTGCCCGCCGACCTTCAACACCACGCCGGGGCGGGAGGTGGTGGGACTGATCGCGGGCGGCCCGGAGGCGATGGTCGTCTCGGTGGAAGGCGCCGAGGACAGCGCGGAGTTGGCGGCGGCGGACCTGGACGCGCTGCGGCTCACCGCCGAGGACAGCGTGGTGGGGATCTCGGCGTCCGGCCGCACCCCGTACGCGGTCGGCGCGGTCCGGCACGCGCGGGCCCTCGGGGCGCTCACGGTAGGGCTGTCCTGCAACGCGGACTCGCCGCTGGCGGCAGCCGCCGAGCACGGTATCGAGGTCGTGGTGGGGCCCGAACTGGTCGTCGGCTCCACCCGGTTGAAGGCCGGCACGGCGCAGAAGCTGGTGCTCAACATGCTGTCGACCATCACCATGATCCGGCTCGGCAAGACGTACGGCAGCCTGATGGTCGACGTCCGCGCGTCCAACGAGAAGCTGCGGGCCCGGTCCCGGCGGATCGTGGCGCTGGCCACCGGAGCGGGGGACGCCGCCATCGAGGCGGCGCTGACCGCCACGGACGGCGAGGTCAAGCCGGCCATCCTCGTGCTGCTCGCCGAGGTGGACGCGGCCACCGCCAACCGGCTGCTGGCCGCCAGCGACGGCCACCTCCGGCAGGCACTGGCCGCGACGGGCAGCGTGTAG
- the groL gene encoding chaperonin GroEL (60 kDa chaperone family; promotes refolding of misfolded polypeptides especially under stressful conditions; forms two stacked rings of heptamers to form a barrel-shaped 14mer; ends can be capped by GroES; misfolded proteins enter the barrel where they are refolded when GroES binds) gives MAKIIAFDEEARRGLERGMNQLADAVKVTLGPKGRNVVLEKKWGAPTITNDGVSIAKEIELEDPYEKIGAELVKEVAKKTDDVAGDGTTTATVLAQALVKEGLRNVAAGANPMALKRGIEKAVEAVSAALLEQAKDVETKEQIASTASISAADTQIGELIAEAMDKVGKEGVITVEESQTFGLELELTEGMRFDKGFISAYFATDLERMEASLDDPYILIVNSKISAVKDLLPLLEKVMQSGKPLLIIAEDVEGEALSTLVVNKIRGTFKSVAVKAPGFGDRRKAMLGDIAILTGGTVISEEVGLKLENAGLDLLGRARTVTITKDETTVIDGSGDSDQVAGRVNQIRAEIENSDSDYDREKLQERLAKLAGGVAVIKAGAATEVELKERKHRIEDAVRNAKAAVEEGIVAGGGVALLQATAVFEKLELEGDEATGASIVKLALEAPLKQIAVNAGLEGGVVVEKVRNLTPGHGLNAATGEYVDLIAAGIIDPAKVTRSALQNAASIAALFLTTEAVIADKPEKAAPAGAPGGMPGGDMDF, from the coding sequence ATGGCTAAGATCATCGCGTTCGACGAGGAGGCGCGGCGCGGACTCGAGCGCGGGATGAACCAGCTCGCCGACGCCGTCAAGGTCACCCTCGGCCCCAAGGGCCGGAACGTCGTCCTCGAGAAGAAGTGGGGCGCCCCCACGATCACCAACGATGGTGTTTCCATCGCCAAGGAGATCGAGCTCGAGGACCCTTACGAGAAGATCGGCGCCGAGCTGGTCAAGGAAGTCGCGAAGAAGACCGACGACGTCGCCGGTGACGGCACGACGACCGCGACCGTACTGGCCCAGGCCCTGGTCAAGGAGGGTCTGCGCAACGTAGCCGCCGGCGCCAACCCGATGGCTCTCAAGCGCGGCATCGAGAAGGCCGTCGAGGCCGTCTCCGCCGCCCTGCTGGAGCAGGCCAAGGACGTGGAGACCAAGGAGCAGATCGCCTCCACCGCCTCCATCTCCGCCGCTGACACCCAGATCGGCGAGCTGATCGCCGAGGCCATGGACAAGGTCGGCAAGGAAGGCGTCATCACGGTCGAGGAGTCGCAGACCTTCGGCCTGGAGCTCGAGCTCACCGAGGGCATGCGCTTCGACAAGGGCTTCATCTCCGCCTACTTCGCCACCGACCTGGAGCGTATGGAGGCGTCGCTCGACGATCCGTACATCCTGATCGTCAACTCCAAGATCTCCGCGGTGAAGGACCTGCTCCCGCTGCTGGAGAAGGTCATGCAGTCCGGCAAGCCGCTGCTGATCATCGCCGAGGACGTCGAGGGCGAGGCCCTGTCCACCCTGGTGGTCAACAAGATCCGCGGCACCTTCAAGTCCGTCGCCGTCAAGGCGCCGGGCTTCGGCGACCGCCGCAAGGCCATGCTGGGCGACATCGCCATCCTCACCGGCGGCACGGTCATCTCCGAGGAGGTCGGCCTCAAGCTGGAGAACGCGGGCCTGGACCTGCTCGGCCGCGCCCGTACGGTCACCATCACCAAGGACGAGACCACCGTCATCGACGGCTCCGGCGACTCCGACCAGGTGGCGGGCCGGGTCAACCAGATCCGCGCCGAGATCGAGAACAGCGACTCCGACTACGACCGCGAGAAGCTCCAGGAGCGCCTCGCCAAGCTGGCCGGCGGCGTGGCCGTCATCAAGGCGGGCGCGGCCACCGAGGTCGAGCTGAAGGAGCGCAAGCACCGCATCGAGGACGCGGTGCGCAACGCGAAGGCCGCCGTCGAGGAGGGCATCGTCGCCGGTGGTGGCGTCGCGCTGCTCCAGGCGACTGCCGTCTTCGAGAAGCTGGAGCTGGAGGGTGACGAGGCCACCGGTGCCTCCATCGTCAAGCTGGCGCTCGAGGCCCCGCTGAAGCAGATCGCGGTCAACGCCGGCCTTGAGGGCGGCGTCGTGGTCGAGAAGGTGCGCAACCTGACCCCGGGCCACGGTCTGAACGCCGCGACCGGTGAGTACGTCGACCTGATCGCCGCGGGCATCATCGACCCGGCCAAGGTCACCCGCTCCGCCCTGCAGAACGCGGCGTCCATCGCCGCGCTCTTCCTCACCACCGAGGCCGTCATCGCCGACAAGCCGGAGAAGGCCGCCCCGGCCGGTGCTCCGGGCGGTATGCCCGGCGGTGACATGGACTTCTGA
- a CDS encoding cold-shock protein encodes MAQGTVKWFNAEKGYGFIAVDGGADVFVHYSAIQMDGYRTLEEGQRVEFEISQGQKGPQADMVRLAG; translated from the coding sequence ATGGCTCAGGGCACCGTCAAGTGGTTCAACGCGGAGAAGGGCTACGGCTTCATCGCGGTCGACGGTGGTGCGGATGTCTTCGTCCACTACAGCGCGATCCAGATGGACGGCTACCGCACCCTCGAAGAAGGCCAGCGAGTCGAGTTCGAGATCTCGCAGGGTCAGAAGGGGCCGCAGGCGGACATGGTCCGGCTGGCAGGCTGA
- a CDS encoding ubiquitin-like small modifier protein 1, whose amino-acid sequence MTASVRIPTILRTYTGGQAEVPAEGTTLAEVIESLEKNHTGISARVLDDAGKLRRFVNVYVNDDDVRFSEGLETAVPDGASVSIIPAVAGG is encoded by the coding sequence ATGACTGCTTCTGTTCGCATCCCGACGATTCTCCGTACCTACACCGGCGGCCAGGCCGAAGTGCCGGCCGAGGGGACGACGCTGGCCGAGGTCATCGAGTCGCTGGAGAAGAACCACACGGGTATTTCGGCGCGGGTTCTGGACGACGCCGGAAAGCTCCGTCGCTTTGTGAACGTTTATGTGAACGACGACGACGTGCGTTTTTCCGAGGGACTGGAGACGGCGGTTCCGGACGGCGCCAGCGTCTCGATCATTCCGGCGGTCGCCGGCGGCTGA
- the thrC gene encoding threonine synthase, with product MAAQTVASTHDTPFGAAFGPAAALSCRECGTRFPLSPIFACQECFGPLEVAYDLPLGDPEDLRRRIEAGPTSIWRYAPLLPVPADIADDAARPNINPGWTKLVKTDNLARELGITGGLYVKDDSGNPTHSFKDRVVAIALEAARTFGLTTLSCSSTGNLAGAVGAAAARSGLRSCVFIPHDLEAGKVVMAAVYGGELVGIEGSYDDVNRFCSELIGDPIGEGWGFVNVNLRPYYGEGSKTLAYEIAEQLGWRLPDNLVIPIASGSQLTKIDKGLQELIKLGLVPDKPYRIYGAQAAGCSPVSAAYKAGHDVVRPVKPDTIAKSLAIGNPADGPYVLDITRRTGGAVEDVDDEEIVAAIKLLARTEGIFGETAGGVTVGVLKKLIETGQLDPAAETVVLNTGDGLKTLDAVAPTTGPTATIRPTVAAFREAGLA from the coding sequence ATGGCTGCGCAGACCGTCGCCAGTACCCACGACACTCCCTTCGGCGCCGCGTTCGGACCGGCTGCCGCGCTGTCCTGCCGCGAGTGCGGCACCCGCTTCCCGCTCAGCCCGATCTTCGCCTGTCAGGAGTGTTTCGGGCCGCTCGAAGTGGCATACGATCTTCCGCTCGGCGACCCCGAGGACCTGCGCCGCCGGATCGAGGCCGGCCCGACCAGCATCTGGCGGTACGCGCCGCTGCTGCCGGTGCCCGCCGACATCGCCGACGACGCCGCCCGGCCGAACATCAACCCGGGCTGGACCAAGCTGGTCAAGACCGACAACCTCGCCCGCGAGCTGGGCATCACCGGCGGCCTGTACGTCAAGGACGACTCCGGCAACCCGACGCACTCCTTCAAGGACCGGGTCGTCGCCATCGCCCTGGAGGCGGCCCGCACCTTCGGCCTGACCACCCTGTCCTGCTCGTCCACCGGCAACCTTGCCGGTGCGGTCGGCGCCGCCGCGGCCCGCTCGGGCCTGCGCAGCTGCGTCTTCATCCCGCACGACCTGGAGGCCGGCAAGGTCGTCATGGCCGCGGTCTACGGCGGTGAACTGGTCGGTATCGAGGGCTCGTACGACGATGTGAACCGCTTCTGCTCGGAGCTGATCGGCGACCCGATCGGCGAGGGCTGGGGCTTCGTCAACGTCAACCTGCGCCCGTACTACGGCGAGGGCTCCAAGACCCTGGCCTACGAGATCGCCGAGCAGCTCGGCTGGCGGCTGCCGGACAACCTGGTCATCCCGATCGCCTCCGGCTCCCAGCTCACCAAGATCGACAAGGGCCTGCAGGAGCTGATCAAGCTCGGCCTGGTCCCGGACAAGCCGTACCGGATCTACGGTGCCCAGGCCGCGGGCTGCTCGCCGGTGTCGGCGGCGTACAAGGCCGGGCACGACGTGGTGCGGCCGGTGAAGCCGGACACCATCGCCAAGTCGCTGGCGATCGGCAACCCCGCCGACGGGCCGTACGTCCTGGACATCACCCGGCGTACCGGCGGCGCGGTCGAGGACGTGGACGACGAGGAGATCGTGGCCGCGATCAAACTGCTCGCGCGGACCGAGGGGATCTTCGGGGAGACCGCCGGCGGGGTGACCGTGGGTGTCCTCAAGAAGCTGATCGAGACCGGGCAGCTCGACCCGGCCGCCGAGACCGTCGTACTCAACACCGGCGACGGACTGAAGACTCTGGACGCGGTGGCGCCGACCACCGGACCCACCGCGACCATCCGCCCGACTGTTGCCGCTTTCCGAGAGGCTGGCCTCGCATGA